GGTCATGCTCGACATCGTTCATAGGTTTAACGAGATTAATTCCCCAACAGAAGTGTAACAAGGGAAATCATCGCCCCGAACATTTTTATCAAATATGGAAACATTTCTTAATCTTAGCCTGAGTGCCATTATCTTAGCTGGGGGGAAAAGTTCTCGTATGGGACAAGATAAAGCACTGCTTGAGGTTGGGGGCGTTCCCTTGCTGCAACGGACTGCAACACTGATTCAAGCCTATGCTGAGCCTATTTATATTATTACCCCTTGGAGCGATCGTTATCAATCTATCGTGCCTCGATCTTCTCATCTGTTGCAAGAAACCTTGTTATCAGGAGACACCCAAGGGCCTTTAGTGGGGTTTGCTCAAGCATTGACATACATTAGAACCGAATGGGTGTTATTGTTGGCCTGTGATTTGCCCAATTTAAACCCTTCTGAGATAGAACAATGGTTAACCTGTTTAGTAAGGGTTTCAGAAACAGCGATCGCCTGTTTACCCCGTCATGCTAAAGGGTGGGAACCCCTATCTGGTTTTTATCGCCGTTGTTGTTTAAAGGACTTAGAAACCTTTATTGACTCAGGAGGGCGATCATTTCAAAGATGGTTAAAAAATCAGTTAGTTGAAGAACTTCCTGTTAGTGATTCTAATAGTTTATTTAATTGCAACACTCCGGCTGATTTATTAAAAATAGATAACAAAATAAATAATTATTAATAATAAACTGAACCATCAGGACGTTTGTAGAACTGATAAGATGGCTTAATACTAAATAAGGTCGGTAAACCATTAGCATCAATACAGATACAAAGTGTCCCATCTTTTTGCACATTATAAACTTGCACAAAAAAGCTGATTTCTAGATGATCAGCAATTGTGATTATAATATTGTTTTCTTCACTATTTAATAGTTCTTGATAAGATTTTTGCTCATATTTTTCCCCGATTTTATTGACTTCTTCTTGTAGAATTTGATAATTTCGACGCAGTGTTTGTCGTTGTTTTCCCTTTAATGGTAATAACTCAATTAGTTTCATTTTATTGTTTTAATGTAAAAAATAAGAGTTGATCTAAGGGCAACTGATCAGCAGATAAATCAGAAATACTTTGTTGTGTATGACCAATTTTAATCGAATGAAAAAAATAGTACAATAATTTATACTATAAAGAGTTGTAACGTTTGAAATCTTAAGGGAATTATGACAGGCCAGGAATTACACGAACTTTTGTACAGTAAATGGGGAAGATCCTATGATATTCAACTACGACGAGTCAAGGGGAAAATTTTCTGTCAAGTCATGTGGAAATATCTAGAACAAGCATCTTTTCCCTTATCTGAACAAGAATACTTTGAACATCTCAATGCGATCGCTAATTATTTAACTGCTTGGGGAAGTTTAGAACAAATCAAAGCTTATTTAGAAACTACGAATGAGCGTCCCCGTTTAGGAAAAGCGGTTAGTATTCCTCTTGACTTGGGAGAAAAAAGCTCTGAATGGATTTTAGATGATTAATAATATTATTTACCGCTTAATTTTACCATACCAACGCCCCCAAAATATAATCCTAATACCGCCCCTGCTAATAAAGATTGAGTCAAGGGATCGGTTGATGGGGTTAAAACCGCTCCTAAAATAACTGCTCCTAAAACAACGATACGCCACCCCTTTAACATCTGTTCTGATGAGACAATGCCTAAATTTCCTAAGATTAATTGAACCACCGGAATTTGAAAGGCAATTCCCGTACTAAACATTAATAATAAAACAAATTCAAAATAACTATCAATCGACCAAGCTTGTTCAACAACATCAGCCCCATAAGTAATAAAAAAGTTTAACGCGGCTGGAATTAATGCCCAATAAGAAAAGCCAATTCCCGCAAAAAACAGGACACTTGAGCCTAAAACAACAGGGCCTAATAACCCACGTTCACGACGAGTTAACCCTGGTAAAACAAACTGAATAACTTGATAAAGAATGAAAGGACTAGCGATTAATAACCCACTATAACCTGCGACTTTGATCGAAACAAAAAAGAATTCCCCAGGGGCAAGTTGTAAAAATTTGACCCCTTGGGCGGGGACTTGTAACCATTTTACTAAAGGTTTGACGACAATAAAACAACCGATCATTCCTATGACAACCGCAATTAAACCATAAAAAATCCGCATTCGTAGTTCGTCGAGATGATCAAATAGAGACATCTCTAGTTCATCAGGAATTTCATCAAGAAAGGGTTCCTTGTCTTCTTGAGCGTGGGTTTCTGTCTTAGTTGTTGTCATAGGATTTGCGATCGCGTTTACCATTGACCATTGTAGGAAATTTCCCACCTGTTTTCTCTAACCCACAATCTTTGGTAATAGGTCAATTAAAGGAGTTTGGCCGAGAAAATAGGCAAAAAGTGCGCCACCACAGCCGCCAATCAAAAAACCATTGGCAAATTCACTCCAACCAATTTCAGTTCCCCAGTCTTCAGGGGGTTTCGGTGTCGTCAAAGTAGCGATCGGTTGACCAACCCCCACAGCGGCGTAAAGAGAGAGGGCAATAGTTAAAATACAGACAAGACCAATTGCTGCCAATAAACCAGCCGTATTACCATATTCTGTATGACGTAGGGGGCCTAACCAAGCAAAGGGGCCATAGAGAAAATAACCATGAGCCATACCAATTTCTAAACCACGACGGTTAGGGGATAAACCCTGACGATAGGCCGGGAGATTTCTAATATAAGCCAGAGACAACCCTGAAGCATTAACAGGGGTGGCTAGGTTGCCAACTTGAGGATCACCCCCATGTCCAATTATATCCATCGTAATAAATATCTTGATTGTGACGAGTGCTTACCAATTCTTAACTCTACCTCTTTTGTTGGGACAATTAGGGGCAAAATGTAAAGAATCTTTACTTAGATACAAATATTCATAAATTTTTTTAACGTTAAGGCTAAATTTAACATTGGCTTGCGCCTTCTTCCCTAAAATGTAATCTTACAAGTCAAGCATCCTATTCACAAAAATCAGGAGGACTCAAGAAAAATGGCAGAAACTGGATACACCCAGATGGTCAAGGCATACAATGATGACCCTTTTACTGGTCATTTATCAACCCCCATTTCTGACTCTGGCTTTACAAGAGCATTCATTTATAATCTTCCCATCTATCGCAAAGGACTCTCCCCCCTAGGGCGTGGTTTAGAAGTGGGACTTGCTCACGGTTATTTCTTGGTTGGGCCCGAAGTTGTTTTTGGGACTAATCGTGATTTTGCTGCCGATCCCTATCTTGCTGCATTATTAACCGCTATTGCGATCGTGATCATCGGTACCATTGGACTCAATGCTCATGGTTTAGTCTCTCTCAAGAGTGCCACTGAATGCGCTCCCGAAACCGATGCCATGCAAACCTCTGAAGGTTGGAATCTATTTGCCAGCGGATTTTTCCTTGGTGGTACAGGCAGTGCCTTTATGGCCTATTTCTTGCTTGACAAGTTTTCTACCATTGATGCGATTTTCCGTGGCTTAGTTAACTAAAATACCTGGAAACTGGCTAATTCGGTTGTCGTTGTTTCAAATTTTTGAAAAAGTTCTTGACCAAATTCAAAAGAAAACTCACAGGAGAATAATCACATGACTGGTGCTTATGCAGCGTCTTACTTACCTTGGATTTTAATTCCCACCATCACCTGGCTGATGCCACTTGTTGTCATGGGGCTTTTGTTTATCTACATTGAACAGGATGCTTAACTCGACAAAACATGGAGAATTAGGAATTTTTTATTCTTTAACATAATTTTCTCCATCTCTTAGATGGCTTCACTTAAGATTTTAAGTGGAGCCTTATTTTTTAAATCTTAACAACTCGTTAAAAATACAATGATAGATTCTTTTAATACAGTTTTTTTTGAAGAATTGTGTTACAAGAATAAGGTAAGACTCGGCGATAAATTTGAGGAAATAAGAAAAATGTGTTTAGCGGTTCCTGGAAAAGTCGTGAGTATTAGTGGGGATGAACCTTTGCTAAAAAAGGGGAAAGTTAGTTTTGGGGGCGTAATTAAAGAAGTGAGTTTAGCTTATGTTCCTGATGTGAAAATTGGGGATTATGTGATTGTTCATGTGGGCTTTGCTTTAAGTATTTTAGATGAAGAAGCAGCGGAACAAAGTTTGGCAGAATTTAGAGAAATGGAAGCTATCTTAAGTCAATCCTAATAAATAAATTGATTTAAGTGGAAACTGTAATATGTTAGTCCGTTTTCTTCGTTTTTTGCTGTTGCTCTGTCTCGGTTTAACCCTGACCCTTTATTCCGCTTATTTTCCTCCCTATTCTCCAGTAATAGCATCTTCTATTCAGGTTGAAGAAGAACAGGCAAAAGAATGGTATCAACGGGGACAAATCACTCAAGCTATTGATATTTGGCAAAAAAATGCGAAAAACTATGCACAACAAGGGGAAATAGTCAGTCAGGCACGAATTCTCGGTTATCTCGCTTTAGCTTATGCTCAACTAGGAGAGTGGCAAAAGGCAGAAACCGCTATTAACCAGAGTTTAGAACTATTACAGACCAAAAAAGCAGAAA
This genomic window from Crocosphaera sp. UHCC 0190 contains:
- a CDS encoding molybdenum cofactor guanylyltransferase, with product METFLNLSLSAIILAGGKSSRMGQDKALLEVGGVPLLQRTATLIQAYAEPIYIITPWSDRYQSIVPRSSHLLQETLLSGDTQGPLVGFAQALTYIRTEWVLLLACDLPNLNPSEIEQWLTCLVRVSETAIACLPRHAKGWEPLSGFYRRCCLKDLETFIDSGGRSFQRWLKNQLVEELPVSDSNSLFNCNTPADLLKIDNKINNY
- a CDS encoding DUF3067 family protein — protein: MTGQELHELLYSKWGRSYDIQLRRVKGKIFCQVMWKYLEQASFPLSEQEYFEHLNAIANYLTAWGSLEQIKAYLETTNERPRLGKAVSIPLDLGEKSSEWILDD
- the tatC gene encoding twin-arginine translocase subunit TatC, producing MTTTKTETHAQEDKEPFLDEIPDELEMSLFDHLDELRMRIFYGLIAVVIGMIGCFIVVKPLVKWLQVPAQGVKFLQLAPGEFFFVSIKVAGYSGLLIASPFILYQVIQFVLPGLTRRERGLLGPVVLGSSVLFFAGIGFSYWALIPAALNFFITYGADVVEQAWSIDSYFEFVLLLMFSTGIAFQIPVVQLILGNLGIVSSEQMLKGWRIVVLGAVILGAVLTPSTDPLTQSLLAGAVLGLYFGGVGMVKLSGK
- a CDS encoding photosystem I reaction center subunit XI, giving the protein MDIIGHGGDPQVGNLATPVNASGLSLAYIRNLPAYRQGLSPNRRGLEIGMAHGYFLYGPFAWLGPLRHTEYGNTAGLLAAIGLVCILTIALSLYAAVGVGQPIATLTTPKPPEDWGTEIGWSEFANGFLIGGCGGALFAYFLGQTPLIDLLPKIVG
- a CDS encoding photosystem I reaction center protein subunit XI, which gives rise to MAETGYTQMVKAYNDDPFTGHLSTPISDSGFTRAFIYNLPIYRKGLSPLGRGLEVGLAHGYFLVGPEVVFGTNRDFAADPYLAALLTAIAIVIIGTIGLNAHGLVSLKSATECAPETDAMQTSEGWNLFASGFFLGGTGSAFMAYFLLDKFSTIDAIFRGLVN
- a CDS encoding photosystem I reaction center subunit VIII, encoding MTGAYAASYLPWILIPTITWLMPLVVMGLLFIYIEQDA
- a CDS encoding HypC/HybG/HupF family hydrogenase formation chaperone, with translation MCLAVPGKVVSISGDEPLLKKGKVSFGGVIKEVSLAYVPDVKIGDYVIVHVGFALSILDEEAAEQSLAEFREMEAILSQS